In Candidatus Palauibacter soopunensis, the sequence CCGCCGGGAGCACGTCACGAACTCGCCCGGGCCCATTCCGCGGCCTCCCGGAGCGGCGAAGGCAACGGCGAGGCGAAGGACAGCGCCTCGCCGGTTCCGGGGTGCTCGAACGCGAGGTGCGCGGCGTGCAGGAAGAGCCGCCCGGCCCGGCGCCGGAGCGCGGTGGCCCAGCGGCCGCCCGCGCCGCCGAACCCCCGTTCCCAGTCCGGCCCGTAGATGGGATCCGCGACGACCGGGTGTCCGAGCGATCCGAGGTGTACCCGAATCTGGTGCGTCCTCCCCGTGGCGAGCCGCACGGCGAGCAGTTCCGCGGCGTTCCAGCGTTCCAAGCGCTTGAAGTGCGTCACCGCGGGCCGTCCGGCCTCGCGCACGGCCATCCGCTTCCGGTCGCGCGGGTCGCGCCCGATCGGGCGATCCACCGTGAAGCGTTCTTCGTCGAGGTGTCCCCAGGCCGCCGCGACGTACCCGCGCTCGACCTCGCGGCGCCGGAGCGCGGCGGACAGCGCCCGATGCGCCTCGTCCCGGCGCGCGACGAGCATGAGCCCGCTCGTGTCCTTGTCCAGCCGGTGCACGATCCCGGGCCGGCGGTCTCCCCCGATGCTCGACAGGCCGCCGAGGTGAAAGAGGAGGGCGTTCACGAGCGTGCCTCCCGGATGACCGGGCGCGGGGTGGACGACGAGTCCGGCGGGTTTCTCGACGACCGCGAGGTCGTCGTCCGCGTATCGGATCGCGACGGGGATGTCCTCGGGCTCCAGCCGGGTG encodes:
- a CDS encoding RluA family pseudouridine synthase encodes the protein MSPPESDAEGAGGRRLIEIGEGEDAAPDRLDRLLAERLSLSRARVAQLIADGHVTVGGQVMRKRYRPRAGDRIEIELPPPVSTRLEPEDIPVAIRYADDDLAVVEKPAGLVVHPAPGHPGGTLVNALLFHLGGLSSIGGDRRPGIVHRLDKDTSGLMLVARRDEAHRALSAALRRREVERGYVAAAWGHLDEERFTVDRPIGRDPRDRKRMAVREAGRPAVTHFKRLERWNAAELLAVRLATGRTHQIRVHLGSLGHPVVADPIYGPDWERGFGGAGGRWATALRRRAGRLFLHAAHLAFEHPGTGEALSFASPLPSPLREAAEWARASS